Part of the Deltaproteobacteria bacterium genome is shown below.
TCGAAGCGCAGAATAAAAACGGTCTGCGCGTCAGCGTCACCGGTGGTGAAGCGTTGGCACTGTTGTTTGAAATCGGCAGCGGCAAGTTGCTGTCGTTGATCGGCTATCCGTTCAGCGAATTGCGCATCAGCGCGACGGTGGGCTTGGCGATCGAGCGCTTTACTAATTCCACTGCCAAAACCGTGGCGCTGATCGGCAGCGGCCGGTTGGCGCTGCCGATGCTCGAACCGGCCTGCGCGCTGCGCTCGATCGAACGCGTCTTGGTTTATAGCCGCAGCGCGGAGAATCGCGAACGATTCGCCAGCGAGGCCGCTGCGACATTTAATACTTCCGTGGTTGCGGTAGCGTCGGCGCAAGAGGCGATCGAACAGGCGGACTTCGTTTTGGTCAGCACGAATTCGCCAACGGCGGCACTGCGCGGCGAGTGGCTACGGCCGGGGCTGGCGGTGTTCGGCATCGGCCGGCCCAACGAATTCGACGATGAGGTCTATCGCAAAGCGAGCTTGATCAGCGTCACCAGCAAGGCTCACGAACTAAATTATTACGACACCAAACTCGATCAGCCGCTGATTCGGCTGTCAAATGCCGGCACGCTTGCATGGGATTCCGTCGCCGAGTTTGGCGACATTGTGGTGGGAAAGATCGCCGTGCCGGATTTGGCGCGGAGTCTAATTATTTTTCGCGACTCCCAAGGCGGCTTCGGCGATTTGGCGTTGGCAGCTTGGGTTTATGAGGAGGCGCGCCGCAGAGGGTTGGGACAGGAGGTCAGCACGGAATGAAGAATCTGACGGATCGGACTGATCAGACCGATCGGACGCATAACTTTCTGTCGCTCGCTTTGGCGAGCGTGCTCTTCGCTCAGAGCGCACTGGCGGCGCAGGCGCGGTGGGAGGATGTGGTTCACGCGGCGGAGAAGGAAGGCGAGGTGACCGTCTACGCAACCAATTCTGTCGGCGAGCTGCAAGTGATTTGGGATGCCTTCAAGAAAAAATTTTCCAAGATCAAGTTGAACGCCGTGGCGATTAGCACCACCAGTGAGATCGTCACTAAGATCATGGCCGAGCGGCGGGCGAGCCAATATTTTTCCGATGTCGTGCTCGGCGCGCCGGGGGCGACTTATAATAGTTTGCATCGTGGCAAGACCCTCGATCCGTTAGCGCCGGCGTTGATGCTGCCCGAGGTCACCGACCTGTCGAAATGGTGGAAGGGCAAGCACCGCTACGTCGATGCCGAAGGGCAATATGTGTTCGTCTATCAGAGTACCAAGTATGGGCCGCCGATTTATTACAACACCAAGCTGGTCAATATCGATACGATCAAATCGGTTTGGGATCTGCTCGATCCGAAGTGGAAAGGCAAGATGATCGGCCTGTGGCCGCGCGCCAATTATGTCTCGACGGCGCTCTTGTTCATGTATCATCATCCGCAGATTGGGCCGAAATTTCTCGAACGCTTTTACGGTGAGATGGACGTGACTTACTTCAGTGATTTTCGTCAGGGCACCGACT
Proteins encoded:
- a CDS encoding extracellular solute-binding protein; this encodes MKNLTDRTDQTDRTHNFLSLALASVLFAQSALAAQARWEDVVHAAEKEGEVTVYATNSVGELQVIWDAFKKKFSKIKLNAVAISTTSEIVTKIMAERRASQYFSDVVLGAPGATYNSLHRGKTLDPLAPALMLPEVTDLSKWWKGKHRYVDAEGQYVFVYQSTKYGPPIYYNTKLVNIDTIKSVWDLLDPKWKGKMIGLWPRANYVSTALLFMYHHPQIGPKFLERFYGEMDVTYFSDFRQGTDWLAAGKAPICFLCRLRRAQEQGLPVEEASVYHFKETPGIGANNGAIGLMNNAPHGNAAKVFINWYLSREGQIAFRQANNTIEDEITTSMREDLPLEYVPEAARRKKDVNYFEIIRADWMEWKPVGELINAARQKSGK